The Candidatus Schekmanbacteria bacterium DNA window TTCTCTTTCCTGTGACATGATCACAAAGCTTGTCAACCGCACCTGCTTTATGGAGTTGTTTAAGAATTTAACATCTCAGGCAGGTACTTCAAATCAAACCAGCGTGCTTCTTTTAATTAATGTTGACGAGTTCCGGTCAATCAACGACATTTACGGGCACTCCGTTGGAGATGAACTTTTACATCGTCTTGCTGTGCTTATCCAAGACACTGTCATAAACTTCGATTTAATAAAATATTATACGAGTAGCGCCAGCATAATCGGCTATCTGGGAAGCGATGAATTTGGAGTTTTTTTGCCTGAAAGAGATAAAGAGGAAGGAATCAGGTTGGCCGAAGAGGTTAGGCAGAAGATAGAGAAAACACATTTTGCCGGGATACCGATTTCTTCCACGGTCAGCATAGGCATAGGGATTTATCCGGAGCATGGCAGTTCTACATCGGAGTTATTAACCAAAACTGACGCTGCTCTGTATCGGGCAAAGGAAAAAAAGGGAAACTGCTGTCATCTGTACTTATCGGAAGATCGTGTTTTAGAACAGATGCACTCAAGGCTTGAATGGAAGGATCGGATTAAAAACGCTCTTGAGGAAGACAGAATAAGCCCGTGGTTCCAGCCGATACTTTCACTTAAGGATAACCAGATACATCACTAC harbors:
- a CDS encoding diguanylate cyclase, whose translation is MKRNINNPSSQQYNFENFTSLSCDMITKLVNRTCFMELFKNLTSQAGTSNQTSVLLLINVDEFRSINDIYGHSVGDELLHRLAVLIQDTVINFDLIKYYTSSASIIGYLGSDEFGVFLPERDKEEGIRLAEEVRQKIEKTHFAGIPISSTVSIGIGIYPEHGSSTSELLTKTDAALYRAKEKKGNCCHLYLSEDRVLEQMHSRLEWKDRIKNALEEDRISPWFQPILSLKDNQIHHY